A window from Acropora palmata chromosome 14, jaAcrPala1.3, whole genome shotgun sequence encodes these proteins:
- the LOC141866685 gene encoding uncharacterized protein LOC141866685: MAISCWSPCYSKKIALFWQPPGDAKGVTMLVIKFILVFILYDFKVTGANCQARCEKASGRTTDTGLTNRALVGHSFKNFTVNKPFDCFVKCFHERCRCQAYQIKDGHKCELLDDDKLSVPYDLMEEHGYVYFEFNREYHKATDNACVSQPCSNQCCQENPCFNRGTCTELCAHANRKFNCTCAIGYFGKFCEKSPTSCKQLQLEAKKPGQSAVYTLYDPTSKSFYQTFCDFTSENGFVWTLLESFRLANKNDFQNLQFYKDHPLNQNSFKWNKFRLSLPIMNSTLSHSTHFRATCNFNIDGLVTTDYLRAKTTDLNILLLKSGPCVKMEYINIRGYDCYNCTAWMTQTINWHLQTDSYYGTDCQFTSARNGSVKLPGGEDNFGNYHTINPLHRCTSGDNATTQWWFGEH, encoded by the exons ATGGCGATCTCATGTTGGAGCCCGTGTTacagcaaaaaaattgcactttTCTGGCAACCTCCGGGAGATGCAAAAGGAGTCACAATGCTTGTTATCAAATTCATATTGGTGTTCATTCTGTATGATTTCAAGGTAACAGGGGCAAACTGTCAGGCAAGATGCGAGAAGGCCTCTGGACGAACAACCGATACAGGGTTGACAAACCGTGCATTGGTGGGACACAGCTTCAAGAACTTCACAGTCAACAAACCGTTTGACTGTTTTGTGAAATGCTTTCATGAGAGATGCAGATGCCAAGCCTACCAAATAAAGGATGGACACAAATGCGAATTGTTGGATGATGATAAATTGTCGGTCCCCTATGACCTCATGGAAGAACATGGCTACGTGTACTTTGAATTCAACAGGGAATACCATAAAGCG ACGGACAACGCATGCGTAAGTCAACCCTGCAGTAACCAGTGCTGTCAGGAGAATCCCTGCTTCAACAGAGGAACATGCACCGAACTATGCGCCCACGCCAACCGCAAGTTCAACTGCACATGCGCCATTGGATACTTTGGAAAATTCTGTGAGAAAAGTCCGACATCTTGCAAACAGCTACAACTCGAAGCAAAGAAACCAGGACAGTCTGCTGTATACACCCTgtatgatccaacaagcaagTCTTTCTACCAAACCTTCTGTGACTTCACTTCTGAAAATGGATTCGTTTGGACTCTGCTTGAGTCATTTCGTTTAGCCAACAAAAACGACTTCCAAAATCTACAATTTTACAAAGATCACCCACTGAATCAGAACTCCTTTAAATGGAATAAGTTCCGCCTCTCACTGCCGATAATGAATTCAACGCTGAGTCATTCTACGCACTTCCGAGCAACTTGCAACTTCAACATTGATGGGCTGGTAACTACGGATTACCTGAGAGCCAAGACAACTGATCTCAACATCCTGCTGCTAAAAAGCGGACCATGCGTAAAAATGGAATATATCAATATCAGAGGCTATGACTGTTATAACTGCACGGCTTGGATGACTCAAACCATCAATTGGCACCTTCAGACCGATTCGTACTACGGGACAGATTGTCAGTTTACAAGTGCTCGTAACGGATCCGTTAAGTTACCAGGTGGAGAGGATAACTTTGGAAATTATCACACAATCAATCCTTTACACAGATGCACGTCGGGGGATAATGCCACAACGCAGTGGTGGTTTGGCGAGCACTAA